The genomic interval GGCATGATGCCCCGGACGGAAAAGCCCCGCCAGTTTTTCGCCGGCCACAATGGCTCCGATCGGGAAACCGTTCCCCAGCCCCTTGGCCATCGAAAAAGCATCCGGAATGATATCATAGTTCTGAAACCCGAACCACTTTCCGGTCCGGCCCATGCCGGCCTGAACCTCATCGCAGAGCAGCAGAATCCCCCGTTCATCACAAAGTTCACGAAGACCGGAAAGGAATTCCCGATCAGCCGGAATCACACCGCCCTCACCCTGCAGGGCTTCAACCAGCACCGCAGCGGTTTTTGAAGTAATGGCCTCCTCCACCGACTGGAGATCATTGAAACCGGCATAAATAAATCCTTCCGGCAACGGCCCGAATCCCGTCTGCACCTTTTCCTGTCCGGTTGCCGTCAGTGTTGCCAGCGTCCGGCCATGGAATGACTGCCGCATGGTAATAATTTCATATTTTCCATGCTCCGATCCCCACAGCCGCGCCAGTTTAATCAGCCCTTCATTCGATTCCGCACCGGAATTCGAGAAAAAACATTTGGCCCCGGGGAGTCCCGAACACTCTACCAGTTTTTTCGCCAGAACCGGCTGTTTTTCATTAAAGAAAAGATTGGATACATGAACCAGCGTTTCCACCTGATCCTGAATGGCACGGACCATTTTCGGATGACAGTGCCCGATATTCGTTACAGCGATCCCCGACACAAAATCAAGATACTCATTGCCGTCTGCATCCCACACGCTGGTCCCCGAACCTTCAACCAGGGCCAGCCCCGGCGCATAGGTGGACATCAGGTAATCATGATGTAAACGTTCGATTTCCCCTGCGGTCATTTCTCTACTCCGTAATTTCGGTTCCCACACCCTCTGATGTAAACAGCTCCAGCAATAAGGAATGCGCCAGAGAAGAATCAATAATATGAGCCTTTCTAATGCCCGATTTCACCGCCCCGACCATTCCTTTGATCTTTGGCAGCATACCGCCCGCAATCACTCCGCGCTCAATCAGCTCGTCCACCTCACTGAGATGAAGCGATGAAATAACCGACGATTTATCCTCCGGATCCAGCAGCAATCCCGGAACATCTGTCAGAAAGACCAGCTTCCGGGCTTTCAGCGCAACCGCCACAGCCGTTGCGGCATCATCGGCATTAATATTGTAAAGATGCCCGTCAGGACCTTGACCGAGCGGAGTGATCACCGGAACAATTTCAGATTTCAGATAGGCCTGAATAGGTTCAATATCCACATGGGTCACCTTACCGACATAGCCCCAGTCCACCGGTTCATTATTTCCGTCGATACCCTCCAGTTTTTCTACGCTGATAATATCTTCACCATGAATCCCGCGCGCTTTGCCCTGAAACTGCTGGATAATCTCCACAAGATGCGGATTCACCTCATGATTCAACACCTGTTCCACCACCTGTACGGTAGCTTCATCACTAACCCGCAGCCCCTGCACAAAATTCGGCGCAATATCCGCCTCCTTCATCGCCCGCGAAATCGCCTTGCCGCCACCATGTACCACAACCGGATGCATACCGATGCATTCCATAAAAGCAATATCCTGCATGATGCGGCTGTAGCCCTCTTCACTCTCCATAATGCTGCCACCCAGCTTCACCACCACGGTCTCACCACGGAACTGCTGGATAAACGGAAGGGCTTCAATCAGCCCTGCGGCTTTTTCGATATATCTTTCCATTAAACTTCTCTTCCTGAGCCGTAACTCACAAATCAATAATTGATGCGCACATATTCCTCTGTGCAGTTGCAGGTATAAACCACGGCCTCCCCGTCCCCAATGTGCAGATTGATGGTTATAGCAAAATCAGTCTGCGAAACCACCTTAATCAAATCCTCTTGTGCAACCCCTGAATGACAGCCACCGGCTACCGCCTGCATATCGTCATAAAAAATATCCACCCGCTCTTCGACAACCTTTGCCTTTGAATAGCCGATGGAATCCATAATCCTGCCCCAGTCCGGGTGCGTTCCGGCCCAGGCCGTTTTGTTCAGCATGGAATTGGCCACTGCCCGGGCCGCCAGCTCCGCATCCTCATGCGACGCCGCACCTTTCACCTGTACGGTTACAAATTTATCCGCACCCTCACCGTCGTGCACAATCATCATTGCCAACTCAAAACACACACTCTCCAGAGCTTCGGTAAATACGCTCCAATCACGCGAATGTTCATTCAACGGCGGATTTTCCGCCGCACCGTTGGCCAGCGCCAGCACGGTATCGTTGGTACTCTGGTCCCCATCAATCGAAATCCGGTTGAAACTTCCATCGACCGCCTTTTTCAGCGCGGCCTGCAAAGCATGCTGCTCTACCGCTGCATCCGTTGTGATGTATGACAGCATCGTGGCCATATTCGGCTCAATCATCCCGGCGCCTTTGGCAAAACCGACAATCTTCACCGGTTTATCCCCGATATTCAATTCGGCAACAGAAACCTTCGGCCGCGTATCCGTTGTCATCATTGCTTCGGCGCAGCCCTGAACATTCCCGGCTCCGGCCGACTCAAAAAGCGTTTTAATACCCGGAATAATTTTATCCAGCGGCAACTGCGGACCGATCTTGCCCGTGGAACAGACAAAAACCTCCTGCGGCTCGCAGCCGATCACCCTGGCCGTCTCAGCCGCCATATCCTTGGCTGCAACCAGCCCCTCCGAGCCGGTACATGCATTCGCAATTCCGCTGTTCATCACAATTGCACGGGCCACGCCGTGCGCTAAATGCGCCCGGCACACCTTGACCGGTGCGGCACAAATCTGATTCGTCGTAAACACACCGGCCGAGGCGGCGGGCTTCTCCGAAAGGATCAACGCCATATCTTTTACACTCGCCGGTTTAATTCCGGCGGCAATACCTGCGCATTTGAAGCCTTTCGGCAAATGGATTTCTGAATACATGTTCCGTTCCTTTACTTCCAATGATTGGAAGACGGATTAAAAAGTTTTTCCAGTGGTTGGAAAACAAAAAAAGCCCCCCGGCTTCGGGAGGCTTTGTTTCGTTCGCAGTTCGCAACGATTAACGTTTGGAGAACTGGAAGCGTTTACGCGCACCCGGCTGACCCGGTTTTTTACGTTCTTTCATTCGCGAATCACGCGTCAGGAAACCGGCCTTTTTCAGAACCGCCTTCAACTCATCATCGGAAGCGGCCAGCGCACGGGACACCGCATGAACCACAGCATCGCACTGACCGGATTTGCCGCCACCCTTAACGGATGCAATAACATCGTATTTACCGGTCACACCGGCCGCCTCGAAAGGCTTCTTGAGCATTTCCTGCTGAAGGGCGGTGTTGAAATATTTATCAGACTCAAGGCCGTTAACGGTGATGGAACCGGAACCCTCAGTCATGCGTACACGTGCAACAGAAGTCTTGCGACGTCCGGTTGCGGCTAATGTCAGAGTATCTTTTGCCATGATCAATTATCCTGCTTAGAAGTTGAGGGCCAGTTCTTTCACCTGCTGCGCCGCATGCGGATGCTCACCGCCGGCATAGACCTTCAGACGCTTGAGCGTCTGACGGGACTGACGGTTGGCCGGCAGCATGCCTTTAACCGCCTGGGTGATGATACGTTCCGGATTCTTTTCGCGGATGTCTTTGGCCTTTGTTTCAGTGCGGCCACTGGAGTATCCGGAATAATCCTGATAGATTTTGTTATTCTCTTTGTTGCCGGTCAGCTTAATTTTATCAGCATTAACCACAACAACAAAGGCGCCGGTGTCAACGTGCGGCGTATAAGTAGGCTTGTCACGACCACGAAGCGCGTCGGCAATAACCACAGCCAGACGGCCAGCCGGCTTGTCGGTAGCATCGACAACATACCAGTCGCGTACAATGTCAGCCTCTTTGGGCATAAAAGTTTTCATTTAAATAGTCCTCTAGCGTTGTTCGGTAAAAACACAAGGTGGGGGAAGTTATAGAAGCGGCATGGTCATGTCAACCCCTGTAAGCAAGAAGTTTCCGGTTTTTCCGCCCCCCGTAAACCTGCTATAAAATCCGCCATGCAGTGGAAACTCACCAATACCCGCCCCCGCAGAAGACCATCCTGGCTTGGTTGGCTGCTGATTACAACCCTGCTTACAGCAATCTGCAGCGGCACCCTGGCCAACCTCTACCCCTTCCTTTCGCCGGAAAAAACACCTCATAAAGGACTTATGGTCATTGAAGGATGGATTCACGACGGCGCGCTCGACGAAGCCATCACCCTATTCCACCACGGCGACTACGACAAAATCGTCTGTACGGGCATACCCATTGAGACCGGCAGCTACATCCAGCAGTTTAAGTCCTACCCCGAAATGACCGCCCGGCGCCTGCGTACAATGGGGATTCCCGAAGAAAAAATCATCGTGGCCATCGCCGATTCCGCCAAAAAAGACCGCACCTACATGTCAGCCGTCGCCCTGCGCGAAGCACTGATTACTCACAAACTCCGGCAGACCGATCTACATCTGATTTCCGTCGGCGCCCATGGCCGCCGCAGCCGTATGCTTTTCCGGAAAGCACTCGGGCCGGAATACAGCATCGGCGTCACCTGCCTCAACCCGGCCGCTTATGAACCGGAAAACTGGTACAAG from Verrucomicrobia bacterium S94 carries:
- a CDS encoding aspartate aminotransferase family protein; the protein is MTAGEIERLHHDYLMSTYAPGLALVEGSGTSVWDADGNEYLDFVSGIAVTNIGHCHPKMVRAIQDQVETLVHVSNLFFNEKQPVLAKKLVECSGLPGAKCFFSNSGAESNEGLIKLARLWGSEHGKYEIITMRQSFHGRTLATLTATGQEKVQTGFGPLPEGFIYAGFNDLQSVEEAITSKTAAVLVEALQGEGGVIPADREFLSGLRELCDERGILLLCDEVQAGMGRTGKWFGFQNYDIIPDAFSMAKGLGNGFPIGAIVAGEKLAGLFRPGHHATTFGGTPLACAAALSVIEVIEEEELLSNVRMMGAYFAEGLCEIAMKHKKWISGVRGLGLLLGLVLDVPSAPLQKKLQEKGMLALATAGNVLRLLPPLNVKQEEVDLALRLIGEACADLHDEMAGLSPNPCRCGMGE
- the argB gene encoding acetylglutamate kinase — protein: MERYIEKAAGLIEALPFIQQFRGETVVVKLGGSIMESEEGYSRIMQDIAFMECIGMHPVVVHGGGKAISRAMKEADIAPNFVQGLRVSDEATVQVVEQVLNHEVNPHLVEIIQQFQGKARGIHGEDIISVEKLEGIDGNNEPVDWGYVGKVTHVDIEPIQAYLKSEIVPVITPLGQGPDGHLYNINADDAATAVAVALKARKLVFLTDVPGLLLDPEDKSSVISSLHLSEVDELIERGVIAGGMLPKIKGMVGAVKSGIRKAHIIDSSLAHSLLLELFTSEGVGTEITE
- the argJ gene encoding bifunctional glutamate N-acetyltransferase/amino-acid acetyltransferase ArgJ; this encodes MYSEIHLPKGFKCAGIAAGIKPASVKDMALILSEKPAASAGVFTTNQICAAPVKVCRAHLAHGVARAIVMNSGIANACTGSEGLVAAKDMAAETARVIGCEPQEVFVCSTGKIGPQLPLDKIIPGIKTLFESAGAGNVQGCAEAMMTTDTRPKVSVAELNIGDKPVKIVGFAKGAGMIEPNMATMLSYITTDAAVEQHALQAALKKAVDGSFNRISIDGDQSTNDTVLALANGAAENPPLNEHSRDWSVFTEALESVCFELAMMIVHDGEGADKFVTVQVKGAASHEDAELAARAVANSMLNKTAWAGTHPDWGRIMDSIGYSKAKVVEERVDIFYDDMQAVAGGCHSGVAQEDLIKVVSQTDFAITINLHIGDGEAVVYTCNCTEEYVRINY
- a CDS encoding 30S ribosomal protein S9 encodes the protein MAKDTLTLAATGRRKTSVARVRMTEGSGSITVNGLESDKYFNTALQQEMLKKPFEAAGVTGKYDVIASVKGGGKSGQCDAVVHAVSRALAASDDELKAVLKKAGFLTRDSRMKERKKPGQPGARKRFQFSKR
- a CDS encoding 50S ribosomal protein L13; this translates as MKTFMPKEADIVRDWYVVDATDKPAGRLAVVIADALRGRDKPTYTPHVDTGAFVVVVNADKIKLTGNKENNKIYQDYSGYSSGRTETKAKDIREKNPERIITQAVKGMLPANRQSRQTLKRLKVYAGGEHPHAAQQVKELALNF
- a CDS encoding cytosine deaminase: MQWKLTNTRPRRRPSWLGWLLITTLLTAICSGTLANLYPFLSPEKTPHKGLMVIEGWIHDGALDEAITLFHHGDYDKIVCTGIPIETGSYIQQFKSYPEMTARRLRTMGIPEEKIIVAIADSAKKDRTYMSAVALREALITHKLRQTDLHLISVGAHGRRSRMLFRKALGPEYSIGVTCLNPAAYEPENWYKCSEGVREVIGETIAYLYAKFLFHP